TCGTTGGTGGCCAGGCTCAAGGTGTCGGACACCTGCAGGCTCAGCTGGGTCTGGTCGCCCTGGTAGCTGTAGGTGCCATCGGCATTGCGCACATAGGGCGGCGACGAGGTCTTGGTACCGCCGAACATGTAGTCGCCGTTGGCATCGCGCGAATTGAGCAGGCCGAAGATGTTGGCTTCGATTTCCTTCAGCTCGCTGCTGATGGACACGCGATCGGCATCGGTCACCCCGGCGCCACCGGCGCGCAGGGCCAGCTCGCTGGCGCGCTGCATGGCGTCGTTGATGGTGGCCAGCACGCTCTCTTCCTGCAGCAGCGAGTTGTTCACCGTGGTCATGTTGCCGTCGTACTGCTTGAGCAGCGCCTGTTGCTGCTGCAGCAGCAGCAGGCGCGCGGCACCCACCGGATCGTCGGCGGCGGTCTGGATCCGCACGCCGCTGTCGATCTGGGTCTTGCTCTTCATCAGGTCGGCGAAGTTCTTGGTGTAGCTACTGGCGCTCGCCTCATAGAACTGAGCGGTGGAAATACGCACGATGGCTACTCCTTACAAAGCGTTGATCAGGATGCTGAAGGTTTCTTGCGCCGCCTTGATGATCTGCGACGATGCGGTGTAGTAGTGCTGGAACTTGATCAGGTTGGCCGCCTCATCGTCCAGGTTGACACCGGAAACCCCGTTGCGGCTCTCCTTGGCCGAGTCGAGCACGGCCTTGGTCGCGACGGTATCGATTTTGGCCTGGTTGGCCTTGGCCCCGACCCGCTCGACCAGCGAGGCATAGGACGAGGTGAAGCTGGAGCCGGTACCGGAGTTCAGGCCGACCGTGGACTTGGTCTGCAGCCCGAGCAGCGCCTGGGCGTTGCGGTTGTCCGACTTGCCATCGGCATTGAAACCGAAGGTGAAGCTGTCGTTGGTGGCCGGGCTGCCGCCCACGGTGGTCTCGACGCTGAAGGTGCGCGGGTTGCCGCTGCCATCGAGGATCGGCGCGCCCGTGGCATCGCGCATCGGCACATTGATGGTCAGCTTGTTGTCCTGGCCCGGGACGATGGTGCCGGTGCCGATGGAGACGCCCTTGGAGTCGTACAGGGTGTAGCCCTGGGTACCCCCGCTGGCGGCCTGGAACACCATGCGCACTGGCATCGAGTGCTTGATCGAATCCTGGATCAGCGCGGTATCGGCGCCGCCGTAGATATTCAGCTTGTCGCCCAGGTTCGGCTGGGTAATGGTGCCGCTGCCGGTATTGCCGCTGCCCACCACGCCATTGATCGGCCCGGCGAAGGCCAGCTTGTTGGCGTCGGTGAGCACGGTATTGATCGAACCTGCCGCCGAACGGGCCGGGCTGACCTTGAAGCTGTCGCCAGCCGCCAGGCCACCGCCGTTCAGAGCGAGGGTGAAGCCGTCGATCACCGGTGGTGGCGTGGTAGTCAGGTCGAAGTTGCCCATGTCGGTGCCGTCGGAGCGACGCACGCTGTACTGGTTGGGGCCGGTGAACTTGACTTCGTAGTCGTAGGTGGTCAGCGCACCACTGTTGGCGATGGTCACGTCCAGGTTGCCGGAGCCGGCGCTGTTGTTCGACGAGGCCAGGCTGCGCTGGCTGATCGCCGCAGCGCTGTTGATGCTGGAGAACAACGCGCTGCCGAACTGCCCATTGGCGTCCAGGCCCTGCCCCAGCTGGCTGTTGATGCTGTCGGCCACCACCAGGGCGACACGCCCCAGCTCGTTCATCGACGGATTGAGCACGTCGTTGCGATAGCGCAGCAGGCCGCCGATCTGCCCACCACTGGCCACCGAGGTGACATCCGAGGAGAAGTTCGGGTAGTTGATCTGCAGGCTGTACTGGCTCTTGTCGGCGGCGCTTGGCACGGCGCTCAGGGTGTTGGCGCGATTACCGGTGACCAGCGACTGGCCATTACCCATGTACACATCGTAGTTGCCGTCGCGCTCCTGCACGGTGACGCCAACCAGCTCGTTGAGCTGGCGCACCGCTTCGCTGCGCGCATCCAGCAGGTTGTTCGGCGAAGCGCCAGAGGCCGACAGCTGGGTGATCTGCTTGTTGAGATCGGCAATGCTCGAGGTCAGCTTGTTGACCTGCCCGGAGAGGGTCTCGAGCTGGCTGTTGATGCTGCTGTTCTGCTTGTTCATCTCGCTGGAGATGGAGTTGAACCGGTTGCTCAGGGTCTGCGCCTGGGTCAACAGCAACTGCCGGGAGGCGATATCGCTAGGCTTGGCCGAAGCGGTCTGCAAGGCCGAGAAAAAGGCGGTCAGCACCGAGCTGATGCCGGTGCTGCTCTCGGCCAGCAGTTTGTCGATACCCGTGATCTGATCCTGGAATGCCGCCGCATCGGTATTGAGCGAGGTCGCGGTCTGCAGCTGGTTGTCCAGGTAGGCGTTGTAGATGCGACGCACATCCGACAACGTGGTGCCGGTACCGACAAAGCCTGCGCCGATGTTGTGCGACGGCCCCGTGGTCTGGATGGTTTGCTGCCGCGAATAACCGGAAACCGCCGCGTTGGCAATGTTGTTACCGGTGATGGCCAACGCGGTCTGGCTGGCATTCAGGCCCGACAGCCCGATCGAGATCAGGTTAGACATGGTTCAATCCTTATAGATTCGTGGTAGTGCCAGCCATGGCGTATTCCTGGGTCGGCTGCAGTTGCCGGGCAATGCTGATGATCTTGCGGGCATAGTCCGGGTCGGTGGCGTAGCCAGCCTTCTGCAGCTCTCTTGCAAACTGTTCCGGTTTATCGGCCGAGCCGACGGCATCTTTATAGCGACTGTTGTTCTGCAACAGGCTGACCAGGTCGTGGAAGCTGTCCTGGTACGAGTCGTAGGAACGGAACGCCGCCGTCTCCTTGACGAACTGGCCGCCGCGAAATTCGCTGGTGATCGCCCTCGCCTCGCCACCCTGCCAGTTACCGGTGGCCTTGATGCCGAACAGGTTGTGGCTGCTGCTGCCATCGGGGTTGCGCATCACCGACTTGCCCCAACCGGTTTCCAGCGCGGCCTGAGCCACCAGGTAGCGTGGGTCGATGCCAATGCGCTTGGCCGCTTGCTCGGCCATCGGCAGCATGGTGGCAACGAACGCGTCGCTGTCGCTGAAGGCCTTGTTCGGCGCCAGCGGCGGCTGGGCCACGGCGCGGCCGATAATACGCATGCCCTCGCGCTCGCGTGGCGCGGCGAAGGTCTGCGCTGGCTGCCAGTCGCCACGGGCGACACCGGCCAGCGACGGCCCGTTGCGCTGGGGCAAGGCGCTATCGCCGGTGGCGCCCGCCGCCGACGGCACGATGCCGGCCAGCAGGCGATCGGTAAGCTTGCCCGGCAGCGCCAGGCGCCGCGAGTTGAGCGCCGCCACATCGTTGCGCCCGGCCGCGGCCTGTTCGCCCCGCGCCGGCTGGGCCACACGACCACCACCCCACAATGCTGGCGCCGGGCCGTCGATACGCGGGAACGGGCTGTTGTTGACCGCTCCACTCTTGTTCTTGCTCAACTGGCGCACCAGCACGTCCTGCAGGCCGATACCACCACCCTCGCGGGACATGCTGACCGCCAGCTGCTGGTCGTACATGTCGCGGTACTGCTTGGTGGTGTCGCTGTTCATCGGGTTTTCTTCGTCGGCCAGCACATCGCTGGCCTTGCGCGAGGCTTTGAGCATCTCGCTGACGAACAAGGATTCGAACTCCTGGGCCACCTTGCGGATGTTGCCCTCGCTGTCGCGATCGCCGTGCTTGAGCGAGCTCAGGCGATTGAGGTCGGTGAAGGCGCCGCTGTCGGCCGGGCTGGAAATCAGGCTCTTCGGATTCATCCCAGGCCTCCTCAGATCACGATCAGGTCGGCTTGCAACGCGCCGGCCTGCTTCAGGGCTTCGAGGATCGCCATCAGGTCGCTGGGCGCCGCGCCGACCTGGTTCACCGCACGGACGATCTCATCCAGCGTGGTGCCCGGGCCGAACTTGAACATCGGCTTGGCTTCCTGCTCGGCATTCACCCGCGAGCGCGGCACCACCGCGGTCTGGCCATTGGAGAACGGCCCCGGCTGGCTGACGATCGGGTCTTCGGTGATGGTCACGGTCAGGCTGCCGTGGGTCACCGCCGCCGGCGACACCTTGACGTTCTGGCCAATGACGATGGTACCGGTGCGCGAATTGATGATGACCTTGGCCACTGCCTGGCCCGGATCGATCTCGAGGTTCTCCAGGATCGACAGGTAGTCGACACGCTGGCTCGGGTCCATCGGCGCGGTCACCCGCACCGAACCACCATCGATGGCCTGGGCGACACCTGGGCCGAGCAGCTCGTTGACCTTGTCGACGATGCGCTTGGCGGTGGTGAAGTCCGGGCGATTGAGGTTCAGGGTCAGGCTGTTGCCCTGGTTGAAGCCGCTCGGCACCGCACGCTCGACGGACGCGCCGCCGGGAATCCGCCCGGCCGACGGAACGTTGACGGTGATTTTCGAGCCGTCGCGACCCTCGGCGTCGAACCCGCCCACCACCAGGTTGCCCTGGGCGATGGCGTAGACGTTGCCGTCGACCCCTTTGAGCGGCGTCATCAACAGGCTACCGCCGCGCAGGCTCTTGGAGTTACCGATGGACGACACGGTGATGTCGACCACCTGCCCCGGCTTGGCGAACGCCGGCAGGTCGGCATGCACCGACACCGCCGCAACGTTCTTCAACTGCACGTTGCCTGACCCCGGCGGCACCTTGATGCCGAACTGCGAGAGCATGTTGTTGAAGGTCTGCAGGGTGAACGGCGTCTGGGTGGTCTGGTCACCCGTGCCGTTGAGGCCCACCACCAGACCGTAGCCGATCAGCTGGTTGGCGCGCACACCAGAGATGCTGGCGATGTCCTTCAGGCGCTCGGCATGGGCACCGAACGCGCAGGACAGGAGCAAGGTCGCGGCAATCAACCGCCTAGCGTTGAACATGGTCATCCGTACTCAGAAAGGCCAGAGCGGGCTGATGAAGAAACGGTCCAGCCAACCCGGCTGGCTGGCATCGGCGAACGAGCCGGTGCCCGAATAGGTGATGCGCGCGTCGGCCACACGGGTGGACGGCACGGTGTTGTCGGTGGCGATGTCGTCGGCGCGCACCAGGCCGGCAATGCGCACCAGCTCTTCACCGGTGTTCAAGGTCATCCACTTTTCGCCGCGCACGGCGATGATGCCGTTGGGCAGCACCTCGGCCACGGTGACGGTGATCGAGCCGGTCAGGGTGTTGCCCTGGGTGGCCTTGCTGTCGCCCTTGGTGCTGCGGTCACCGCTGTAGCCGGCCTCCAGGGTCAGGTCGCCGCTGCCCAGCGGGTTGTTGGTGTTGGGCACGGTACCGAACAGCGAGGTCAGGCCAAGGTTGGCCTTGCTGTTCTTCTGGATCTGCGAGCCGGCGTTCTTGCTCGCCGAGGTGCGCTCGTTGAGGGTGATGGTGATGATGTCGCCGACCCGGAACGCCTTGCGATCGGTGTACAGGCTCTGTTCGAAACCGGCCTGGTAGATCGAGCCATTGTTGGCCGCTGCCGGCAGCGGGGTGCGCGGCAGGACCGGCGCATAGTACGGGTCGTTGGGCTTGGGCGTCGGCGCGACGCAACCGGCCAACAACACCACCCCCCCCAGGGCGAATACGGACAACGAACGCATCATGACACTTACCTCACGGTGAAACAGGCGCTGCAACAACGAGCGCAGAGTCAACGGCCCGCGCCAGGCAGGCCGCCAGGGCTTACAGCTGCTGGGTGACGAACGACAGCATCTTGTCGGCGGTGGAGATGACCTTGGAGTTCATCTCGTAGGCGCGCTGGGTGGTGATCATGTTCACCAGTTCTTCGACGGTGCTGACGTTGGAAGCTTCCAGGGTCTGCTGCTCGGTGGTGCCGAAGCCGTTCAGGCCCGGGGTACCGACCTGCGGCGCGCCGCTGGCGGCGGTCTCCAGGAACAGGTTGCCGCCGATGGCCTGCAGGCCGGCCGGGTTGATGAAGTCGGCGGTCTGGATGTTGCCGATGATCTGCGCCGCCGGGTTGCCCACGGTGGTGATCGACACAGTGCCGTCCTTGCCGACGGTGAAGGTCTGCGCATCTGGCGGCACGACGATGGCCGGCTCCAGGGCAAAGCCGTTGGCGGTGACGATCTGGCCGTCGGAGTTCAGGTGGAAGGTACCGTCACGGGTGTAGCTCACGGTGCCGTCCGGCTGCAGGATCTGGAAGAAGCCACGGCCGTTGACCGCCATGTCCAGCGGGTTTTCGGTGGTCTGCAGGCTGCCGGCGATGAAGCTCTTCTGTGTGCCGACGATGCGCACACCGGTACCGACCTGCAGGCCCGAAGGCAGTTCGCTGTCCTGGGTCGACTGGGCGCCGGGCTGACGCTTGATCTGGTACAAAAGGTCCTGGAACTCGGCACGATCGCGCTTGAAGCCGGTGGTCGAGACGTTCGCCAGGTTGTTGGAGATGACCGCCAGGTTGGTGTCCTGGGCGGACAGGCCGGTTTTCGCGACCCAAAGAGCTGGAAGCATTTAGTGTTCTCCTCGTGCGCCTGTTTTTCGGCACCCGTTCAAATGTGATTAGCCGATTTGCAAGACGCGCGCCATGGCTTCATCGCCTTCCTTGGCCGCGTTCATCATCTTGACGTGCAGTTCGAACTGACGGGACAACGCCAGCACCGAGGTCATCTCCTCGACCGCGTTGACGTTGCTCGATTCCAGGAAGCCCGAGACCACGCGGACATTGACGTCGGCGTCGGCGGGCTGGCCATTGCCGGTGTGAATCATGCCGTCCAGGCCCTTGGTCAGGCCCTTGATGTCCGGGTTGACCAGCTTGATGCGGTCGACCTCGGCCATCACCCGCGGATCCTCGCCCATGGCGCGAATGCTGATGGTGCCGTCGTCGCCCACCTCGACCTGCTGCTCCGGCGGAATGGCGATCGGGCCGCCATTGCCGATCACCGGCATGCCGTTGCCGGCGCGCAGCACGCCCAGGGCGTCGATGTTCAGGCTGCCGGTGCGCACGTAGGCTTCGCTGCCATCGGGCGCCTGCACGGCGATGAACCCCTTGCCGGCCACGGCCACGTCCAGCGGACGGCCGGTCTCGACCAGGGCGCCTTCGCTGAAGTCGGTGGCCGGACGCTCGGTCATGGCGAAGGCGCGCGCCGGAAAGCTGTCGCCGAACACCGGCATCGAACGCGCCTGCTCCAGGTCACGCTGGAAACCGTTGGTGGAAACGTTCGCCAGGTTGTTGGCATGGGCCTTCTGCGCCAGCGCGTTCTGGCTGGCGCCGGTCATGGCCACATAAAGCATCTTGTCCACAGCATCTCCTCTACGCGAACCTTGCCGCGCTGTCGTTGGCAAGGATGAAGCAATTATCGAACCAAACTGACAAAGCCCTTTAACACGGGGCTTTCAGGGGCCCACGCCAGCGCAAGCGTCAGTTTGTCGGCGAATCGTTGCCGCTGCCGGCAACTGCCGCGTCAGTCGGCGCGACACGCGCCGTTGGTGTAGGGGCCGGAATGGCGCTTCCAGCCCTCCCCCGGGTCGTTGGCCGAGCACATGTAGCGCCCGGTCGCCAGGCTCTGCCACTGGTACCAGGGCGCCGGCGCGGCCTGCAGCGACAGCGCCAGCAACAAGGCGCCGGCAGCCACCAGCATCGACTTGTTCATGGCATCTACCTCCTCTGCCAGACGTGAAAAAGCCCCTGCAAGCAGGGGCTCGATCACGCCATGCTCATCAGGTCATCTGGATGATGGTCTGCATGATGGTGCTTTCGGTGGAAATGGTCTTGGCGTTGGCCTGGTAGTTGCTCTGCGCCTTGATCAGGTTGACCAGCTCACCGGTCAGGTCGACGTTGGAGTCTTCCAGAGAGCTGCCGGCAATGCGGCCCAGGGTACCGGTGTCCGGCTCGCCGATGATCGGCACGCCCGACGCGTAGGACTCTTTCCAGGCAGTGGCGCCGACCGGGGTCAGGCCTTGCAGGTTGGCGAAGTTGGCGATCACCACCTGGCCGATCACCTTGTTCTGGCCGTTGGTGAAGTTGGCGAACATGTTGCCGCTCTGGTCGACGGTCAGGCCGGCGAGTTCACCGGTGGCGTAGCCGTCCTGGTCCTTGGCGGTGGTCGCCGAGGCTGCGTTGAACTGGGTGGTGGCCAGCATGTCCAGGGTCACGCCACCGACGCGAGCAGTGGCGCCGTTGCCCACCCAGGCACCTGCCGCGTTCTTCTCGGCCGGCACCCAGTTGTTCAGCTGGAAGGTCTTGTCGGCGGCGATGGTCAGGCCACCGGGAACCGCGCCAGCAGCCATGGCCGCGGTATCCAGCTTGCCTGCCGAGGTAAACGGCAGCTTGTTGACCAATGGCGTGGTCAGCGTCGGGTCGGCCGGGTTACGGCCGGCGATGGTGGTGTACATGGTCCAGGAGTTGGTGCCGGCATCCTTGACGAAGTACTGGTTCATCTGGTGCTCGTTACCCTGGCTGTCGTACACCGGGGTGTTGAAGGTGTAGTTGTAGCTGTTGACATTGGTCGGGTCGAACGGCGAAACCGTCGGCGCATTGGCGCTGGAGTTCAGGTTGACGGTCTCGGAAATGCGCCCGGTCGGCTTCGGCGCCAGGTTCGAGGTGTCGATCTTCAGGTCGGTCAGCACGCCCGGGATCACCTTGCCGTTTTCATCCACCGGATAGCCCTGCAGGTTGGCGCCGCTGGCGTTGACCACGTAGCCTTCCTTGTCGCTGTAGAAGGCGCCGGCACGGGTATAGATGCGCGAGCCATTGTCGTTCAGGGCGAAGAAGCCGTTGCCGTCGATGGCCATGTCCAGCGCCTGGCCGGTGCCATTGATGTTGCCGGGGTTGAACATCTGCGAGACCGCCATGGTCTTCACGCCGCTGCCGACCTGGGTCTTGCCGCCGGCAGTGCCGCGGATCGATTGCGAATACTGGTCGCCGAACTCGGCGCGCGACGATTTGAAACCGGTGGTGGCGACGTTGGCAATGTTGTTGCCGGTAACGTTCAGGGATTTGTTCGCCGCATAGAGACCGCTAAGGCCGATATTGAAAGACATGTACTCGCTCCTTGTGCCGATTCTGCGGCGTTAAATTCCGATGGTGGTGACTTTGGAGATGCCGACTTTGCCGATGCCAGCCAGGTCGAGCATCATCTCGCTGCCATTCTGGAAGCTGACACTGTTGACCTTGGCCGGCAGCAACGTGGCCAGCGTCTTGGCCTTGCCGTCGACCTTGGTCTCGGCGCTGAAGGTGTAGTTGCCCGGGTCGACCTTCTCGCCCTTGTCGTTGGTGCCATCCCAGATGAAGTCGGCGGTACCGGCCTTCTGCGCGCTCAGCTCGATGGTCTTGACCACCTTGCCGTCCTTGTCCTTGATGGTGACCTTGCCTTCGCTGATGTTCGACGGCACCACGACCTGGCCATTGAAGCTCTTGGTGGTGTCGACCACGGCCTTGTCGGTCTGCACAATCACCGAACGGCCGACCAGCGAGGTCGCCTGCAGCGCCTGGGACGAACCGATGCCGGTGAGGATGCCGTCAACCGACTCCTTGAGCGACTGGATGCCTTCGAGGCTGCTGAATTGCGCCAGCTGCGCAACGAACTCGCCGTTGTCCTGGGGATCGAGCGGGTTCTGGTTCTTCATCTGCGTCACCAGCAACTGCAGGAACGCGTCCTTGCCCAGCGCGCTGCCGGCCTGGCCGGTGCTGCCGTTGTTCTTGCTGGTGGGCTTTTGCAGTGACTCCAGATAGCCGCTGCCAACCTGGTTATCGGTATTGGTGGTAGTCATTTCGGCTCCCTGCTTACTGACCCAGGGTCAGCACTTTCTGCATCATGTTCTTGGCGGTGTTCATCAGCTCGGCGTTGGTCTGGAACGCACGGCTGGCGGAGATCATGTCGGCCATCTCCTCGACCACGTTGACGTTCGGGTAGTAGACGTAGCCGTCCTTGTTCGCCGCCGGATGGTTCGGCTCGTAACGCGCCTCGAGGTTGCTCTGGTCCTCGATGATGCCCTTGACCTGCACGCCCTGCCCCGCCTCGCCCTGGTCCTCGAACAGCGACTGGCCGGCGCCGGCCTGGGCCTGCTGGAAGGTGGTGGCGAACACCGGATGGCGGGCGCGGTAGGTCTGGTCGATGCTCGAGGAGACGGTCTCGGCGTTGGCGATGTTCGAGGCGACGGTGTTCAGGCGCGTGTTCTGCGCGCTCATGCCGCTACCGGCGATATTGAAGACACTGGCAAGGGACATGGTCACTCTCCACGCAGGGCCGATACCAGCCCTTTGAATTTACTGTTGAGCAGGGTGAAGCTGGCCTGGAAGCCAACGGCGTTTTCCGTGTAGTTCGATTGCTCGATCTGCGCGTCCACGGTGTTCTGGTCGATCGACGGCTGCATCGGCGTGCGGTACTTCAAGGTGTCGTCCATCATCGCCAGGCCCTCGGCCTCGATATGGCGATTATTGGTGCGATCCAGGGCGATACGGCCTTTCTGCTGCTTGTCGGACTCGGCGGCGAGCACCGACGAGAAGTCCATGTCGCGCGCCTTGTAGTTCGGCGTGTCAGCGTTGGCGATGTTGTTGGCCAGCACCTCGGCACGCTGGGCACGGAAGCCCAATGCCTTTTCGTGGATGCCAAGCGCCTTGTCGAAGCTGATGCTCATGTCGGGGAACCTTCGAAGGTTGACCAGAGTTTCGTTGGCTAACGCTAAAGCAAGGGCTGTGCCAACCAAGAAAAAGCCTGTCAACCCGGGCCTTCGAGCTGAAACAGCAGGCCGCCGCTGCCAGAAAAGCGGCAAAGTGCTTCCGCTTTGCAGTCGCCAGGCGGCAATCAGACAGCCACCGAGGCGGCAAAACAAAATATTGACGGCATCCACACCGACACGATCGCTGCGCCTGGCTCGCCAGCAAGGCGGGTGCCCATGCGTGGAAGACGTTAAATCGACAGGCATGAAAAAGCCGGCATCTCGCGGTGCCGGCTCCCTTTGCCCTTTGCCACCCGCCTCACTTGGCCTGGTAGATGATCCCCGGGCTGCACTGCACCATCTGGTAGTGGTCCGGCAGGCCATTGAGCGCCTCGGACGCACCCAGGAACAGATAGCCGCCCGGCTTGAGCGTGCCGTGGATGCGCATCAGGATGTCCTTCTTGACCTGGGCCGAGAAGTAGATCAGTACATTGCGACAGAACACGATGTCGAACTTGCCCAGCGGCGCGTAGCTGTCGAGCAGGTTGTACGAGCGGAACTCGACGCGGCTGCGAATCGGTGGCTTGACCGCCCAACGCCCAGGCCCCTTGGTGTCGAAGTAACGCTGCAAACGCTCCTGGGACAAGCCGCGGGCAATGGCCAGGCTGTCGTACTCGCCGGTCTTGCAGTTGTTGAGCATGGCGCCGGAGAGGTCGGTGGCGACGATCTGCGCGCCCATCTTCAACTGGCCCAGGTTGCTGCGCTCGAACTCGTCGATGGCCATGGAGATGGAATACGGCTCCTGCCCCGACGAACAGGCCGCCGACCAGATACGTAGACGCTGGCCGGGGTTGCCCTTGATGAACTCCGGAATCACCTTGTTCTTCAGTACCTCGAACGGGTAGGTGTCGCGAAACCAGAGTGTCTCGTTGGTGGTCATGGCATCGACCACCTGCTCGCGCAGGCCACCGCGCGGCTGGGTCTGGATGCGCTGCACCAGTTCGCCCAGCGACTTGATGCCCTGCTGCTCCATCAGCTTGTTGAGACGGCTGGAGACCAGGTACTGCTTATTCTCGCCCAGCAGGATGCCACAGGCTTTCTCCAGGAAGACCCGGAACTGTTCGAAATCCAAATTACCCGTAGACAATGCTGCCGCCTCTTTTTATATGTCGCTTGCGCCGGGGACGCGCCCCGGCCGTTTCAATGTGCCGCCTTGATCCGATCGACCACGCGCTGGGCGAGGTCATCCGGCTTGAACTTGGCCAGAAAATCGTCGGCGCCGACCTTCTTGACCATGGCCTGGTTGAATACCCCAGACAGCGAAGTATGCAGGCAGATGTGCAGTTTTTGCATGCGCGGGTCGCTGCGAATCTCCGCCGTGAGGGTATAGCCGTCCATTTCTGGCATTTCAATATCGGAAATCATCATGAGGAACTCCTCCTCCGGACGCTTGCCTTCGTCCACCAGCTTGCGCAGGTAGTCCAGGGCCTGGCGACCGTCGTTGAGCGCCACAACCTCGACCCCGACCGTCTGCAGGCAGCGGCTGACCTGCTTGCGCGCCACCGACGAGTCATCGACCGTCAGCACCCGCAACAGCACCGCCTTGTCCTGCACCTCGGCATCGATCACCCCTTCGGACACCGACTCGGACGACGGCGCCACTTCGGCCAGCACCTTCTCCACGTCGATGATCTCGACCATGCGGTTGTCGACCCGGGTGACCGCGGTCAGGTAGTGATCGCGCCCGGTACCCTTGGGTGGCGGATGGATCTCTTCCCAGTTCATGTTGACGATGCGCTCCACCGAGTGCACCAGGAACCCCTGGGTCTTGGTGTTGTACTCGGTGATGATGACGAAACTCTTGCGCGTCTCTTCCTGCAGGCCCGGCAAGCCGGTGGCCATCGACAGGTCGAGGATCGGGATGGTCGCCCCGCGAATGTTGGCCACACCGCGCACCACCGGATGGGACTTGGGCAGCAGTGTCAAATCCGGGCACTGCAGCACCTCGCGGACCTTGAACACATTGATGCCATAGAGCTGGTCGCCATTGAGGCGAAACAACAGCAGCTCCAGGCGATTCTGCCCCACCAGCTGCGTGCGCTGGTTGACCGAATCCATCACTCCAGCCATGCCGGACTCCTTCAACGATTGCCTATGTACCAAGTCGGCACGGGCTTTGCTTTTTTGAGCGCCATGTACACGAAAACGACATTTTTCCGACGACTGACGCGCCTGCTGACCGGATCCCTGGCCGCATTGTGCCTGATGGTACCCGGCACCCAGGCGCTGGCGGACGCTTTTACCTTGCCTGAACAGCTTATCGGTGTCACTCAAGGGTTTCTTGAATTCACCGTGGAGGATTATCTGG
The window above is part of the Pseudomonas muyukensis genome. Proteins encoded here:
- the cheR gene encoding protein-glutamate O-methyltransferase CheR is translated as MSTGNLDFEQFRVFLEKACGILLGENKQYLVSSRLNKLMEQQGIKSLGELVQRIQTQPRGGLREQVVDAMTTNETLWFRDTYPFEVLKNKVIPEFIKGNPGQRLRIWSAACSSGQEPYSISMAIDEFERSNLGQLKMGAQIVATDLSGAMLNNCKTGEYDSLAIARGLSQERLQRYFDTKGPGRWAVKPPIRSRVEFRSYNLLDSYAPLGKFDIVFCRNVLIYFSAQVKKDILMRIHGTLKPGGYLFLGASEALNGLPDHYQMVQCSPGIIYQAK
- the flgC gene encoding flagellar basal body rod protein FlgC; this encodes MSLASVFNIAGSGMSAQNTRLNTVASNIANAETVSSSIDQTYRARHPVFATTFQQAQAGAGQSLFEDQGEAGQGVQVKGIIEDQSNLEARYEPNHPAANKDGYVYYPNVNVVEEMADMISASRAFQTNAELMNTAKNMMQKVLTLGQ
- the flgD gene encoding flagellar hook assembly protein FlgD, with amino-acid sequence MTTTNTDNQVGSGYLESLQKPTSKNNGSTGQAGSALGKDAFLQLLVTQMKNQNPLDPQDNGEFVAQLAQFSSLEGIQSLKESVDGILTGIGSSQALQATSLVGRSVIVQTDKAVVDTTKSFNGQVVVPSNISEGKVTIKDKDGKVVKTIELSAQKAGTADFIWDGTNDKGEKVDPGNYTFSAETKVDGKAKTLATLLPAKVNSVSFQNGSEMMLDLAGIGKVGISKVTTIGI
- a CDS encoding chemotaxis protein CheV, which produces MAGVMDSVNQRTQLVGQNRLELLLFRLNGDQLYGINVFKVREVLQCPDLTLLPKSHPVVRGVANIRGATIPILDLSMATGLPGLQEETRKSFVIITEYNTKTQGFLVHSVERIVNMNWEEIHPPPKGTGRDHYLTAVTRVDNRMVEIIDVEKVLAEVAPSSESVSEGVIDAEVQDKAVLLRVLTVDDSSVARKQVSRCLQTVGVEVVALNDGRQALDYLRKLVDEGKRPEEEFLMMISDIEMPEMDGYTLTAEIRSDPRMQKLHICLHTSLSGVFNQAMVKKVGADDFLAKFKPDDLAQRVVDRIKAAH
- the flgB gene encoding flagellar basal body rod protein FlgB, which codes for MSISFDKALGIHEKALGFRAQRAEVLANNIANADTPNYKARDMDFSSVLAAESDKQQKGRIALDRTNNRHIEAEGLAMMDDTLKYRTPMQPSIDQNTVDAQIEQSNYTENAVGFQASFTLLNSKFKGLVSALRGE